Proteins found in one Pseudomonas sp. P8_241 genomic segment:
- a CDS encoding electron transfer flavoprotein subunit alpha/FixB family protein, which produces MTILVIAEHDNKVVAPATLNTVAAAAKIGGDIHVLVAGQGIGAVAEAAAKIAGVSKVLVADNAAYAHQLPENVAPLVAELGKGYSHILAAATSNGKNILPRVAAALDVDQISEIISVESADTFKRPIYAGNAIATVQSNAAVKVITVRATGFDPVAAEGGSASVEAVAAAHDAGISSFVGEELAKSDRPELTAAKIVVSGGRGMQNGDNFKHLYALADKLGAAVGASRAAVDAGFVPNDMQVGQTGKIVAPQLYIAVGISGAIQHLAGMKDSKVIVAINKDEEAPIFQVADYGLVADLFEAIPELEKLV; this is translated from the coding sequence ATGACTATCTTGGTAATCGCTGAGCACGACAACAAGGTTGTGGCTCCTGCCACCCTGAACACCGTTGCTGCTGCCGCCAAAATCGGTGGTGACATCCACGTTCTGGTTGCTGGCCAGGGTATTGGTGCCGTGGCTGAAGCTGCTGCGAAAATCGCTGGTGTGAGCAAAGTATTGGTAGCTGACAACGCTGCCTACGCTCACCAACTGCCGGAAAACGTCGCTCCTCTGGTAGCAGAGTTGGGCAAGGGCTACAGCCACATCCTGGCTGCCGCTACTTCCAACGGCAAAAACATCCTGCCGCGCGTTGCCGCTGCGCTGGACGTTGACCAGATCTCCGAGATCATCTCGGTAGAAAGCGCTGACACCTTCAAGCGCCCAATCTACGCTGGTAACGCCATCGCTACCGTTCAATCGAACGCTGCAGTGAAAGTGATCACCGTGCGTGCTACCGGTTTCGACCCGGTGGCTGCTGAAGGTGGTTCCGCTTCGGTAGAAGCCGTTGCCGCTGCCCACGACGCTGGCATCTCCAGCTTCGTTGGCGAAGAACTGGCCAAGTCCGATCGTCCGGAACTGACCGCTGCCAAGATCGTCGTTTCCGGCGGTCGCGGCATGCAGAACGGCGACAACTTCAAACACCTGTACGCCCTGGCCGACAAGCTGGGCGCTGCCGTCGGTGCTTCGCGCGCCGCGGTCGACGCAGGTTTTGTACCGAACGACATGCAGGTCGGTCAGACCGGCAAGATCGTTGCACCGCAGCTGTACATCGCCGTCGGTATCTCCGGCGCGATCCAGCACCTGGCCGGCATGAAAGACTCCAAAGTGATCGTTGCGATCAACAAGGACGAAGAAGCGCCGATCTTCCAGGTGGCCGATTACGGCCTGGTGGCGGACCTGTTCGAAGCTATCCCTGAGCTGGAGAAGCTGGTCTAA
- a CDS encoding substrate-binding periplasmic protein, which yields MDLRFVWSLLGLALLPAFSIAAGKCERLVVTGSPDAPPYLWQDPQNPKHLIGASADLLQQVAGELGIKVELLYAGKRSQALDEVRSGRMDMLADAPLTVSELETLDYIYPPLLENDYLVWTRKDSTLVYNEAQDLHGHSGAVSEKSRLTSAFGTFAEQQLTLSRAPNLTQALQKLLLGEVEFVLAGRYSGMAMAQTLGMGNDLIARAQPVDRPGLFLAVSHNSACNDPWLRGQLAKKMTELPASGLTEAVLQRNIERWTAQQKQAPLHPASIQKQ from the coding sequence ATGGATCTGCGTTTTGTCTGGAGTTTGCTGGGATTGGCGCTATTACCGGCATTTTCGATTGCCGCAGGAAAGTGCGAACGCCTTGTAGTCACCGGTAGCCCGGATGCACCGCCGTATCTGTGGCAAGACCCACAAAACCCCAAGCACCTTATCGGAGCCAGCGCTGATTTATTGCAGCAGGTGGCGGGGGAGTTGGGGATCAAGGTCGAGCTGCTTTATGCCGGCAAACGCTCCCAGGCTCTGGACGAAGTGCGCAGTGGGCGGATGGACATGCTGGCGGACGCGCCGTTGACAGTCAGCGAACTGGAAACCCTGGACTACATTTATCCGCCACTGCTGGAAAATGATTACCTGGTCTGGACCCGCAAGGATTCCACGCTGGTCTACAACGAAGCACAGGACCTGCACGGCCACTCCGGCGCAGTGTCGGAAAAATCTCGATTGACTTCGGCATTCGGCACATTTGCCGAGCAGCAATTGACCCTCAGTCGTGCGCCAAATCTGACCCAGGCTTTGCAAAAATTGCTCTTGGGCGAGGTGGAATTTGTCCTCGCCGGGCGCTACTCGGGCATGGCGATGGCGCAGACACTTGGCATGGGCAACGACCTGATCGCACGTGCGCAACCGGTGGACAGACCGGGCCTGTTCCTGGCGGTTTCCCATAACTCCGCCTGCAACGATCCGTGGTTGCGCGGACAGCTGGCTAAAAAGATGACAGAATTGCCCGCGTCCGGACTGACGGAGGCTGTGCTGCAACGCAATATCGAGCGCTGGACCGCGCAACAGAAGCAAGCGCCGCTACACCCCGCCAGTATCCAAAAACAGTAG
- a CDS encoding DUF4398 domain-containing protein has protein sequence MSIRPLFAALAFLALAGCAADPAPNEQMRLTEQALEQAKAVGANADDVPEMKLAEDKFNRAKGSMADDSFKNARMRAEQAELDARLAEAKVLTLKSEEQLDVLNTRITRLRKQLGDAQ, from the coding sequence GTGAGTATTCGACCTCTTTTCGCTGCCCTGGCCTTTTTGGCTCTGGCGGGTTGTGCAGCCGATCCGGCGCCGAATGAACAAATGCGCCTGACTGAACAGGCACTGGAGCAAGCCAAGGCAGTTGGCGCCAACGCCGACGATGTGCCGGAAATGAAACTGGCCGAAGACAAATTCAACCGCGCCAAGGGCAGTATGGCTGACGATTCCTTCAAGAATGCACGCATGCGCGCCGAGCAGGCCGAACTGGATGCGCGTCTGGCCGAAGCCAAAGTACTGACACTCAAGAGCGAGGAACAACTGGACGTGCTCAATACCCGCATTACCCGTCTGCGCAAGCAATTGGGAGATGCCCAATGA
- a CDS encoding OmpA family protein, with product MSLKNKALCGLILAGCASLYGCAGQRSETAIQQASTDFQKVKEDSNVLRIAPKDVIRAGESLARADRLSSYWGSGTDVVHYAYLSQRYSEIAREHTNQVLNEERAAKLELERQRLQLALRESKLFSVQQQGKWLEEQILALTTAQTDRGLVMTLGDMLFDTGEAELKTSANRVVLKIVQFLQLNPKRVIRIEGYTDSTGGKQENLKLSRDRAQSVADLLMDLGIDDKRIKVEGYGDEYPVDVNASERGRAQNRRVEIVFSDEIGQLGAAR from the coding sequence ATGAGCCTCAAGAACAAAGCGCTCTGTGGTTTGATCCTGGCGGGTTGCGCGAGTCTTTACGGGTGCGCGGGTCAGCGCAGCGAGACGGCAATCCAGCAAGCCAGTACCGACTTCCAGAAGGTCAAGGAAGACTCCAATGTGCTGCGTATCGCCCCCAAGGATGTAATTCGCGCCGGTGAGTCCCTGGCCCGCGCCGATCGCTTGTCCAGTTACTGGGGAAGCGGAACGGATGTCGTGCACTACGCGTATTTGAGCCAGCGCTACAGCGAGATTGCCAGAGAACACACCAATCAGGTGCTCAACGAAGAGCGTGCAGCGAAACTCGAACTGGAACGCCAGCGTCTGCAATTGGCCTTGCGCGAATCCAAACTGTTTAGCGTGCAGCAGCAGGGTAAATGGCTCGAGGAGCAGATACTCGCGTTGACCACGGCTCAGACCGATCGCGGACTGGTGATGACCCTGGGTGACATGCTGTTCGACACGGGCGAGGCAGAACTGAAAACCTCGGCCAATCGCGTGGTGTTGAAAATCGTGCAATTCCTGCAACTCAATCCCAAGCGCGTGATTCGCATCGAAGGCTATACCGACAGTACCGGCGGCAAGCAGGAGAATCTCAAACTGTCTCGCGACCGTGCGCAATCGGTCGCCGACTTGCTGATGGATCTGGGAATCGACGACAAACGCATTAAAGTCGAGGGCTATGGCGATGAGTACCCGGTAGATGTGAACGCCTCCGAACGAGGAAGGGCGCAGAACCGTCGGGTAGAAATTGTATTCTCCGACGAAATAGGCCAGCTCGGCGCCGCCCGCTGA
- a CDS encoding PLP-dependent aminotransferase family protein, whose product MTNLLLYQRIAQQLAEDIRRGVYQPGERVPSVRKMSSQLNVSHATVLQAYANLEDQGLIRARPQSGYYVHQTPALTAPTPDIARVERPGLVTRSSIIQQVLVESRREGVFPLGAAVPSVDYLPVRALHQQLAKVTRFHSPRAFSYMFSPGFEPLRRQVAIRMRDAGVVVDPSEVVITHGCVDALQMSLRVLTRPGDLIAAESPTYYGLLQLADLLGLKVIEIPSDPSTGMSLEALQLAANQWSIKALVLTTRLSNPLGGTMPEERQKQLLRLASDFDIQIVEDDIYGELMFEQGRTKSLKAYDRLDRVIYCSSFSKTLSPGVRIGWMIAGKYQQEIQRLQTFSTHSACSVTQMGIAAYLENGGYDRHLRFIRQEYRKNLSAFQLAVQQYFPEGTQMTRPTGGFILWVSLPGRVNTQELHVRALQQGISIAPGLIFSNTEQFNHCIRLNCGIPWNREAERALMTLGMLATQLCQETAGGL is encoded by the coding sequence ATGACCAATCTTTTGCTCTACCAACGTATTGCCCAGCAACTGGCCGAAGACATCCGCCGTGGGGTCTATCAACCGGGAGAGCGCGTGCCGTCGGTACGCAAGATGAGCTCGCAGCTCAATGTCAGCCATGCAACAGTGTTGCAGGCGTACGCCAATCTTGAAGATCAGGGGCTGATCCGTGCACGGCCGCAGTCCGGGTACTACGTGCACCAGACGCCGGCCCTGACGGCACCTACACCGGACATCGCCCGGGTCGAACGACCGGGGCTTGTCACTCGCAGTAGTATTATTCAGCAAGTCTTGGTCGAATCCCGTCGTGAAGGTGTTTTTCCGCTGGGTGCGGCGGTGCCGAGTGTCGACTATTTGCCGGTGCGGGCACTGCATCAGCAGTTGGCCAAGGTCACCCGATTCCACAGCCCTCGTGCGTTCAGCTACATGTTCAGCCCCGGGTTCGAACCCTTGCGTCGACAAGTGGCAATCCGCATGCGAGATGCCGGCGTGGTGGTCGACCCGTCGGAAGTGGTGATCACCCACGGTTGCGTGGATGCCCTGCAGATGTCCTTGCGTGTCTTGACTCGTCCGGGTGACCTGATCGCCGCTGAGTCGCCAACCTATTATGGTTTGCTGCAACTGGCGGATCTGCTGGGCTTGAAAGTTATCGAAATCCCTAGCGATCCATCCACTGGTATGAGTCTCGAAGCCCTGCAGCTGGCGGCCAACCAGTGGTCGATCAAGGCGCTGGTGCTGACCACGCGTCTGAGCAATCCATTGGGAGGCACCATGCCCGAGGAGCGGCAGAAACAACTGCTGCGCCTGGCATCGGACTTCGATATCCAGATTGTCGAGGACGATATCTACGGCGAACTGATGTTCGAGCAAGGCCGCACCAAGTCACTCAAGGCCTATGATCGCCTGGATCGGGTGATTTATTGCTCGAGTTTCTCCAAAACCCTTTCGCCGGGCGTACGGATCGGCTGGATGATCGCCGGCAAATATCAGCAGGAAATCCAGCGGTTGCAGACGTTCAGCACGCATTCTGCGTGCAGTGTCACGCAAATGGGTATTGCGGCGTATCTGGAAAATGGCGGGTACGATCGACATCTGCGCTTCATCCGCCAGGAATACCGGAAAAACCTCAGCGCCTTCCAACTGGCCGTGCAGCAGTATTTTCCGGAAGGTACCCAAATGACACGGCCGACCGGCGGATTCATTCTTTGGGTCAGTTTGCCGGGAAGGGTCAATACCCAGGAACTGCACGTCCGGGCATTGCAGCAGGGCATCAGTATTGCGCCGGGGCTGATTTTCAGTAATACCGAGCAGTTCAATCATTGTATCCGTCTGAACTGTGGCATCCCGTGGAACCGTGAAGCGGAGCGCGCATTGATGACGCTGGGCATGCTGGCTACCCAACTCTGCCAGGAGACGGCTGGCGGTCTGTGA
- a CDS encoding YkgJ family cysteine cluster protein: MKCREGCGACCIAPSISSPIPGMPNGKAAGERCLQLSDENLCKIFGQPERPAVCSAFEADPEVCGNSSDEAIRLIGWWEQMTAA; the protein is encoded by the coding sequence ATGAAATGCCGTGAGGGCTGTGGTGCCTGTTGCATTGCCCCTTCCATCAGTTCACCGATTCCCGGAATGCCCAATGGCAAAGCCGCGGGTGAACGCTGCCTGCAATTGTCCGACGAAAACCTGTGCAAGATTTTCGGGCAACCGGAACGACCAGCGGTGTGCTCGGCGTTTGAAGCCGACCCCGAGGTGTGTGGCAACAGCAGCGACGAAGCCATCAGGCTGATCGGCTGGTGGGAGCAAATGACGGCCGCGTGA
- a CDS encoding START domain-containing protein encodes MGSLHRIAVLCGLTAVLATSVAQAEDWKVAKSEDGIKVSLSEVAGSDYKAYQGVALMKTTVAKLRALQEDVPGACAWIHECKIQKLLKHEGDQTWTYTQFNTPWPVTARDSVLHVTTIEGADGSLTRKLEGVPKYIPEEKGFVRVDRVEGFWKFVPKGDQVEVTYQVHTEPGGSVPSMVANKFVVDAPFNTLKALKERAEK; translated from the coding sequence ATGGGTTCGCTGCATCGTATTGCTGTTTTGTGTGGTTTGACGGCCGTGCTGGCCACGTCGGTTGCACAGGCCGAGGACTGGAAAGTCGCCAAGAGCGAAGACGGCATCAAGGTGTCCCTGAGCGAAGTGGCTGGCTCCGATTACAAGGCTTACCAGGGGGTGGCGCTGATGAAGACCACCGTGGCCAAACTGCGTGCGTTGCAGGAAGACGTACCGGGCGCTTGCGCCTGGATTCACGAATGCAAAATCCAGAAATTGCTCAAACACGAAGGCGATCAGACCTGGACCTACACTCAGTTCAATACGCCGTGGCCAGTCACTGCCCGTGATTCGGTGCTGCATGTCACGACCATCGAAGGCGCCGATGGCAGCCTGACCCGCAAGCTTGAAGGCGTGCCGAAGTACATTCCCGAAGAAAAAGGTTTCGTCCGTGTGGACAGGGTCGAGGGTTTCTGGAAGTTCGTGCCCAAGGGCGATCAGGTCGAAGTGACCTATCAGGTGCACACCGAACCTGGTGGCAGCGTACCGTCGATGGTGGCCAACAAGTTCGTGGTGGATGCTCCTTTCAATACCTTGAAAGCCTTGAAGGAACGTGCCGAGAAGTAA
- a CDS encoding LTA synthase family protein: protein MAIPDALNQQRASSRLLQPTVKSHLAYTLLCALVMMVMFSLLRVALLVYNREMILDTPASTFFEAFTNGLRFDLRLVVYLSIPLLLALFSVRAMAARGFFRFWLTLVSSIALFLGLMEMDFYREFHQRLNGLVFQYVKEDPKTVASMLWYGFPVVRYLLAWAVGTVILSMAFKGADRATRPRGPFSGGSIGTRQIAPWYARVGVFVVCLLICVVAARGTLRQGPPMRWGDVYTTDSNFANQLGLNGTLSLVAAAKSRMSEDRDNIWKATLPQPQAQQVVRDMLVMADDKLVDGETAAVRRDYTPPADKTLPIKNVVVILMESMAGHSVGALGAPGNITPYLDKLSKEGLMFDRFFSNGTHTHQGMFATMACFPNLPGFEYLMQTPEGSHKLSGLPQLLSVRDFDDVYVYNGDFAWDNQSGFFSNQGMTNFIGRNDFVNPVFSDPTWGVSDQDMFDRGLVELKARENGKPFYALLQTLSNHTPYALPTPLPVERVTDRGSLNEHLTAMRYSDWALGQFFEKARKEPYFKETLFVIVGDHGFGNERQITEMDLGRFNVPMLMIAPGIQEKFGQRDHTVGTQIDIVPTIMGRIGGEVRHQCWGRDLLNLPEGDPGFGVIKPSGSEQTTAIITADQILVLPRDKDMAPKMYQYELGANPRAEVIPDAPRTAELKTKLEAFLQTATKSLLDNTAGVVDGTPD, encoded by the coding sequence ATGGCAATCCCGGACGCCCTGAATCAGCAGCGAGCTTCTAGTCGCCTGCTGCAACCGACCGTCAAATCGCATCTGGCCTACACGCTGTTGTGTGCCCTGGTCATGATGGTCATGTTCAGCCTGCTGCGCGTCGCGCTGCTGGTCTACAACCGCGAGATGATCCTCGACACCCCGGCCTCGACCTTTTTCGAAGCATTCACCAATGGCCTGCGTTTCGACCTGCGCCTGGTGGTCTACCTCAGCATTCCGTTGTTGCTGGCGCTGTTCAGCGTCCGGGCCATGGCGGCGCGCGGGTTCTTTCGCTTCTGGCTGACCCTTGTCTCCAGCATCGCGTTGTTCCTGGGCCTGATGGAGATGGATTTCTACCGTGAATTCCACCAGCGCCTGAACGGGCTGGTCTTCCAGTACGTCAAGGAAGATCCGAAAACCGTGGCCAGCATGCTTTGGTACGGTTTCCCGGTGGTCCGCTACCTCCTGGCATGGGCCGTGGGCACCGTGATCCTGAGCATGGCGTTCAAGGGCGCCGACCGTGCGACCCGACCTCGTGGTCCTTTCAGTGGTGGCAGTATCGGCACGCGCCAGATAGCACCGTGGTACGCGCGCGTTGGTGTGTTTGTGGTTTGCTTGCTGATCTGCGTGGTCGCGGCCCGTGGCACTTTACGTCAAGGTCCGCCAATGCGCTGGGGTGACGTCTACACCACGGACTCCAACTTCGCCAATCAACTGGGTCTCAATGGTACGCTTTCGCTGGTTGCCGCCGCCAAGAGCCGCATGTCCGAAGATCGCGACAATATCTGGAAAGCCACGCTGCCACAGCCGCAAGCTCAACAAGTCGTGCGTGACATGCTGGTGATGGCGGATGACAAGCTGGTGGATGGCGAGACCGCAGCGGTCCGTCGCGATTACACGCCGCCGGCGGACAAGACCCTGCCGATCAAGAACGTCGTCGTGATCCTGATGGAAAGCATGGCGGGGCACTCGGTGGGTGCGCTTGGCGCACCGGGCAACATCACGCCGTACCTCGACAAACTGTCGAAGGAAGGGTTGATGTTCGACCGTTTCTTCTCCAACGGTACCCATACCCACCAGGGCATGTTCGCCACCATGGCCTGCTTCCCGAACCTGCCGGGCTTCGAATACCTGATGCAGACTCCGGAAGGCAGTCACAAGCTGTCGGGCTTGCCGCAGTTGCTCAGCGTGCGTGACTTCGACGATGTGTATGTCTACAACGGCGATTTCGCGTGGGACAACCAGTCGGGTTTCTTCAGCAACCAGGGCATGACCAATTTCATCGGCCGTAACGATTTCGTTAACCCGGTGTTCTCGGATCCGACCTGGGGTGTGTCCGACCAGGACATGTTCGACCGTGGTCTGGTGGAGCTCAAGGCGCGGGAAAACGGCAAGCCGTTCTATGCCTTGCTGCAAACCCTGTCCAACCACACGCCATACGCGTTGCCGACGCCATTGCCGGTCGAGCGCGTCACTGATCGTGGCAGCCTGAACGAACACCTGACCGCCATGCGCTACTCGGACTGGGCTTTGGGCCAGTTCTTTGAAAAGGCCCGCAAGGAGCCGTACTTCAAGGAAACGTTGTTTGTCATCGTCGGTGACCACGGTTTCGGCAACGAGCGCCAGATCACCGAAATGGACCTGGGGCGCTTCAATGTGCCGATGCTGATGATTGCACCGGGCATCCAGGAAAAATTCGGCCAGCGCGACCACACCGTGGGCACTCAGATCGACATCGTGCCGACCATCATGGGTCGCATCGGTGGTGAAGTGCGCCATCAGTGCTGGGGTCGAGATCTGCTCAACCTGCCGGAAGGCGACCCGGGTTTTGGCGTGATCAAGCCTTCGGGCAGCGAGCAGACCACGGCCATTATTACCGCCGACCAGATTCTGGTGCTGCCGCGGGACAAGGACATGGCGCCGAAGATGTACCAGTACGAACTGGGTGCTAATCCACGTGCCGAGGTTATCCCGGACGCGCCGCGCACCGCGGAGTTGAAAACCAAACTCGAGGCGTTCTTGCAAACGGCGACCAAGAGCCTGCTGGACAACACCGCCGGTGTGGTCGACGGGACGCCGGACTAA
- a CDS encoding DUF3309 family protein: MGTILIIILILLLIGGLPVFPHSRSWGYGPSGIIGVVLVVLLILLLLGKI, translated from the coding sequence ATGGGCACAATACTTATCATCATTCTGATCCTGTTACTGATCGGTGGTTTGCCGGTCTTCCCGCACTCCAGAAGTTGGGGTTATGGTCCGTCCGGTATCATCGGCGTGGTATTGGTGGTGCTGTTGATCCTGCTCTTGCTCGGCAAAATATGA
- a CDS encoding SDR family oxidoreductase, translating into MQNRMMITGAGSGLGREIALRWAREGWQLALSDVSEPGLQETLTLVREAGGDGFIQRCDVRDYSQLTAFAQACEVKFGGIDVIVNNAGVASGGFFNELSLEDWDWQIAINLMGVVKGCKAFLPLLEKSKGKIINIASMAALMQGPAMSNYNVAKAGVVALSESLLIELAHQEVGVHVVCPSFFQTNLLDSFRGPTPAMKAQVGKLLESSPITAADIADYIYQQVAAGEFMILPHEQGRMAWAIKQKNPQLLYNEMTVMADKMRAKSKQTAS; encoded by the coding sequence ATGCAAAATCGCATGATGATTACTGGCGCGGGCTCTGGCCTGGGTCGCGAAATCGCGCTGCGCTGGGCGCGTGAAGGCTGGCAACTGGCATTGTCGGACGTCAGTGAGCCCGGCTTGCAGGAAACATTGACGTTGGTGCGCGAAGCCGGCGGCGACGGGTTTATCCAGCGCTGCGATGTGCGCGACTATAGCCAGCTGACCGCGTTCGCCCAGGCTTGCGAAGTCAAATTCGGCGGTATCGATGTCATCGTCAACAATGCGGGCGTGGCGTCAGGTGGATTTTTCAATGAGCTGTCCCTTGAAGATTGGGACTGGCAGATCGCGATCAACCTGATGGGTGTGGTCAAGGGCTGCAAGGCTTTCCTGCCATTGCTGGAAAAGAGTAAAGGCAAAATCATCAACATCGCGTCGATGGCTGCGCTGATGCAAGGTCCGGCGATGAGCAATTACAACGTGGCCAAGGCAGGCGTAGTTGCGTTGTCGGAAAGCCTGCTGATCGAACTGGCGCACCAGGAAGTCGGCGTGCATGTGGTATGTCCGTCGTTCTTCCAGACCAACCTGCTGGACTCCTTCCGAGGCCCGACCCCGGCCATGAAAGCTCAAGTCGGCAAGTTGCTTGAGAGCTCACCGATCACGGCTGCCGACATCGCCGATTACATCTATCAGCAGGTCGCCGCTGGCGAGTTCATGATCCTGCCACACGAACAGGGCCGCATGGCCTGGGCGATCAAGCAGAAGAACCCGCAGTTGCTCTACAACGAAATGACCGTCATGGCCGATAAAATGCGCGCCAAGTCCAAACAAACCGCAAGCTGA
- a CDS encoding YnfA family protein, with translation MLNYLWFFLAALFEIAGCFAFWIWLRQGKSAWWVVPALISLTLFALLLTRVEATYAGRAYAAYGGIYIIASIGWLAVVERIRPLGSDWIGVALCVIGASIILFGPRFSAS, from the coding sequence ATGCTCAATTACCTGTGGTTTTTCCTCGCCGCGCTGTTCGAAATTGCCGGGTGCTTTGCCTTCTGGATATGGCTGCGTCAGGGCAAAAGTGCCTGGTGGGTGGTGCCGGCCCTCATCAGCCTCACGCTCTTCGCGCTGCTGCTGACCCGTGTCGAAGCGACCTACGCGGGTCGCGCCTATGCCGCTTACGGTGGCATCTACATCATTGCCTCGATCGGCTGGCTGGCGGTGGTCGAGCGGATTCGCCCGCTGGGATCGGACTGGATTGGCGTAGCGCTGTGTGTGATTGGCGCGAGCATTATCCTGTTTGGCCCACGATTCTCCGCTTCCTGA
- the csrA gene encoding carbon storage regulator CsrA, with protein MLVLSRVVGEIISIGDNISVRVLAINGNNIRFGVEAPQDVAVHRSEVYERIRTKVAKKKGN; from the coding sequence ATGCTCGTACTCAGCCGCGTTGTGGGCGAAATCATTTCCATTGGTGACAACATTTCCGTGCGCGTACTTGCGATCAACGGAAACAACATTCGTTTTGGCGTTGAAGCTCCACAGGACGTTGCGGTGCATCGATCCGAGGTGTATGAACGTATTCGGACCAAAGTGGCAAAAAAGAAGGGCAACTGA
- a CDS encoding YheU family protein codes for MLIPHDQLEVDTLTRLIEDFVTRDGTDNGDDTPLQTRVLRVRQALTKGQALIVFDPESEQCQLMLKHDVPKHLFD; via the coding sequence ATGCTGATCCCCCACGACCAACTTGAAGTCGATACCCTGACCCGCCTTATCGAAGATTTCGTGACCCGCGACGGTACCGACAATGGCGACGACACCCCACTGCAAACCCGCGTCCTGCGCGTGCGTCAGGCTTTGACCAAAGGCCAGGCACTGATTGTGTTCGACCCTGAGAGCGAACAATGCCAATTGATGCTCAAGCACGACGTACCCAAACACCTGTTTGACTGA
- a CDS encoding osmoprotectant NAGGN system M42 family peptidase, producing MTSKIPEPDLGYLQKVLLEMLAIPSPTGFTDTIVRYVAERLEELGIPFEMTRRGTIRATLKGRKNSPDRAVSAHLDTIGAAVRAVKDNGRLTLAPVGCWSSRFAEGSRVSLFTDNGVIRGSVLPLMASGHAFNTAVDEMPISWDHIELRLDAYCTTRADCESLGISVGDFVAFDPLPEFTESGHISARHLDDKAGVAALLAALKAIVDSGEELMIDCHPLFTITEETGSGAAAALPWDVSEFVGIDIAPVAPGQHSSEHAVSVAMQDSGGPYDYHLSRHLLRLASDNELPARRDLFRYYFSDAHSAVTAGHDIRTALLAFGCDATHGYERTHIDSLAALSRLLGAYILSPPVFASDAQPAKGSLDRFSHQIEHETQMESDTRVPSVDSLVGQRSDG from the coding sequence ATGACTAGCAAAATCCCAGAACCCGATCTCGGTTACCTGCAAAAAGTCCTGCTGGAAATGCTCGCCATTCCCAGCCCGACCGGCTTCACCGACACCATCGTGCGCTACGTCGCAGAACGCCTTGAAGAACTCGGCATTCCCTTCGAAATGACTCGGCGTGGCACGATCCGCGCCACGCTCAAAGGCAGGAAAAACAGCCCGGACCGCGCCGTCTCCGCGCACCTGGACACCATCGGCGCGGCTGTGCGTGCTGTGAAGGACAACGGTCGCCTGACCCTGGCGCCGGTCGGCTGCTGGTCCAGCCGGTTTGCCGAAGGCAGCCGCGTCAGCCTGTTCACCGACAACGGCGTGATCCGTGGCAGCGTGTTGCCACTGATGGCCTCCGGGCATGCGTTCAATACCGCCGTGGATGAAATGCCGATCAGTTGGGATCACATCGAATTGCGTCTGGATGCCTATTGCACCACCCGCGCCGATTGCGAATCCCTGGGTATCAGTGTGGGTGACTTTGTCGCCTTCGACCCGCTGCCGGAGTTCACCGAAAGCGGCCATATCAGTGCCCGTCACCTCGACGACAAGGCCGGCGTGGCCGCATTGCTGGCGGCGCTCAAGGCCATCGTCGACAGCGGCGAAGAGCTGATGATCGACTGTCATCCACTGTTCACCATCACCGAGGAAACCGGCAGTGGCGCGGCAGCGGCATTGCCTTGGGACGTCAGCGAATTCGTCGGCATCGACATTGCACCGGTCGCCCCCGGCCAACACTCCAGCGAGCATGCCGTGAGCGTGGCCATGCAGGATTCCGGTGGACCTTATGACTATCACCTGTCCCGGCATTTATTACGCCTGGCCAGTGACAACGAATTACCGGCCCGGCGCGACCTGTTCCGGTATTACTTCAGCGATGCCCATTCGGCGGTCACCGCCGGCCATGACATTCGCACCGCTCTGCTCGCCTTCGGCTGCGACGCCACTCACGGCTACGAACGCACCCACATCGACAGCCTCGCCGCGCTGAGCCGATTGCTCGGTGCCTACATCCTCAGCCCGCCAGTGTTCGCCAGCGACGCGCAACCGGCCAAGGGTTCACTGGACCGCTTCAGTCACCAGATCGAACACGAGACCCAGATGGAAAGCGATACGCGGGTGCCGTCGGTGGACAGTCTGGTGGGGCAGCGGTCGGACGGTTAA